From Paraburkholderia fungorum, the proteins below share one genomic window:
- a CDS encoding DUF2322 family protein: protein MIQPSNVFKENLAQMPSIDGIERIDLVDGKGAVVANIENKPGKQGSLTVYNYLKQTFGTLDAKAAEHGLALFAEHTADARNRPGAHPNVDILLAIAAGGEALRIDVIAAA, encoded by the coding sequence ATGATTCAACCCAGCAATGTGTTCAAGGAGAATCTGGCGCAGATGCCGTCTATCGACGGTATCGAGCGTATCGATCTGGTCGATGGTAAAGGCGCTGTTGTCGCGAACATCGAGAACAAGCCGGGCAAGCAGGGCTCGCTCACGGTGTACAATTATCTGAAGCAGACCTTCGGCACGCTCGACGCTAAAGCGGCCGAACACGGTCTCGCGCTGTTCGCCGAACATACCGCCGACGCCCGTAATCGCCCGGGCGCGCATCCTAATGTCGACATCCTGCTGGCAATCGCCGCGGGTGGTGAAGCGCTGCGTATCGACGTGATCGCCGCAGCGTAA
- a CDS encoding SMP-30/gluconolaconase/LRE-like region family protein yields the protein MISKSIRAALLCAAIAIWAPASYAQYTTDWLANTFGTLATHVGNTARSMWVAPEGVIYTASLWDENEGGVAIYQNGKSVGSIGSHADFQGSAITGNSTSIFAALQYNTSFGSGSVGRYNRSTQTRDLVIPVSVWTGIPHADVITGLATAGSLLYASDFYGNRVRVFSTDGVWQRDINVTAPGALALDSAGNLWVARQSAGEVDEFSATGAPLNVIQMSATARPSALYFDASSTQLMVGDEGPDMNIKLYNVAAAPALVGTFGIQGGYLDTTSGIKGQVGDKRFTRVVGIGKDSSGNLYVLNNPWGGSWDLGRNGATDLHAYNSAGTLQYTLQSLNFEGVAAPDPSTDGAYFYGGTNIYTGTAGGTFVANTVDPFTYPSDPRLNMNDTQRDEHFGQLVTVGGNRILVASGQNPGIFYFFHFNAANGYIAIPDASIPGTAFNTTLQVTGGFCIDSRGDVWAGLDRTNHIYHYPLTGFDGEGKPTWGPATTISIPESIRPLTRIIYLPETDTMILAQGIAGSWDWTAMQTRIEVYHGWSAGNISQPNPVINLTSANPKSITAAGNYLFVGYVHTVPNIDAFNLTTGQIDTTLTNANPATVDVGNDVDSMYGLRAYLRASGEYVITKDNYNGASIVVHRWTP from the coding sequence ATGATCAGCAAGTCAATTCGTGCCGCGCTGTTGTGCGCCGCTATCGCGATATGGGCACCCGCCAGCTATGCGCAATACACCACTGACTGGCTAGCCAATACATTCGGTACCCTCGCCACGCATGTCGGCAATACCGCACGCTCGATGTGGGTCGCGCCCGAGGGCGTCATATATACGGCATCGCTGTGGGACGAAAACGAGGGCGGCGTTGCGATCTATCAGAATGGAAAAAGTGTCGGGTCAATTGGCTCTCACGCAGACTTCCAGGGCAGCGCGATTACCGGCAATAGCACGTCGATTTTCGCGGCCTTGCAGTACAACACGTCGTTCGGCAGCGGATCGGTCGGGCGTTACAACCGCTCGACGCAGACACGCGATCTCGTGATCCCTGTCAGTGTGTGGACAGGCATTCCGCATGCCGACGTCATTACCGGCCTGGCCACCGCCGGCTCACTTCTTTACGCGAGCGACTTCTACGGTAATCGCGTCCGGGTCTTCTCTACCGACGGCGTCTGGCAGCGCGATATCAACGTCACTGCGCCAGGCGCACTTGCACTGGATAGCGCGGGTAATCTCTGGGTCGCGCGGCAAAGCGCGGGCGAGGTCGACGAATTCAGTGCGACCGGTGCGCCGCTGAACGTCATTCAGATGTCGGCTACGGCGCGACCTTCTGCGCTGTATTTCGATGCATCGTCCACGCAACTCATGGTCGGCGATGAAGGCCCGGACATGAACATCAAGCTCTACAACGTGGCGGCAGCACCCGCGCTCGTCGGCACGTTCGGCATTCAGGGCGGCTATCTCGACACCACCAGCGGCATCAAGGGGCAGGTGGGTGACAAGCGCTTTACCCGCGTGGTAGGAATAGGTAAGGATTCTTCCGGCAATCTTTACGTGCTCAACAATCCTTGGGGCGGAAGTTGGGACCTCGGCCGCAACGGCGCGACCGATCTTCATGCGTACAACAGCGCGGGCACGCTGCAATACACACTACAGTCCCTCAATTTCGAGGGTGTTGCCGCTCCCGACCCGTCCACGGACGGCGCCTATTTCTACGGCGGCACGAACATTTATACCGGCACGGCGGGCGGCACTTTTGTTGCGAATACGGTCGACCCGTTCACCTATCCGTCCGACCCGCGCCTGAACATGAACGACACGCAGCGCGACGAGCATTTCGGCCAACTCGTCACGGTCGGCGGGAATCGCATTCTTGTCGCGTCCGGGCAGAACCCCGGCATCTTTTACTTCTTCCATTTCAACGCGGCGAATGGCTACATTGCGATACCGGATGCGTCGATACCGGGAACCGCTTTCAATACGACGCTTCAGGTTACGGGCGGCTTTTGTATCGACAGTCGAGGCGACGTGTGGGCCGGTCTCGACCGCACAAATCACATTTACCACTACCCGTTGACGGGTTTCGACGGCGAAGGCAAACCGACGTGGGGACCGGCCACCACGATCTCGATTCCTGAAAGTATTCGTCCGTTGACGCGGATCATTTATCTTCCCGAGACCGACACGATGATTCTCGCGCAAGGCATTGCTGGAAGCTGGGACTGGACGGCCATGCAAACGCGGATCGAGGTGTATCACGGGTGGAGTGCGGGTAATATCAGCCAGCCGAATCCGGTGATCAACCTCACTAGCGCGAATCCAAAATCGATTACAGCGGCCGGAAACTATCTGTTTGTCGGCTACGTGCACACGGTTCCGAACATCGACGCTTTCAATCTCACAACCGGCCAGATCGATACCACGTTGACGAACGCAAATCCCGCGACGGTCGACGTGGGTAACGATGTCGATTCGATGTACGGCCTAAGGGCGTATCTGAGAGCATCGGGCGAATATGTGATTACGAAAGACAACTACAACGGCGCGAGCATTGTTGTTCATCGCTGGACGCCGTGA
- a CDS encoding TonB-dependent receptor, with protein sequence MKNRTRVSHAALLLFAIAAHAHATTGQDDGSLAGAVTDAAGKPISNATIRVQNASGAAIDETKTDAAGRYVVAHVTPGTYAIVVTAPGFASGNSIATTTAGAASAASFSLAKSDALDVQVNAKRLDRARNDLLPETGSSVYRFSQADIDALPAGQNTPLNQVLLQAPGVASDSYGQLHVRGDHADLQYRINGVIIPEPISGFGQSLDTRIIDQVNLLTGALPAQYGYRTAGVVDIRTKTGDMGNGGTIDVFGGSHQTLKTSADVFGSQGPFSYYFSGSLGVNNLGIENPTSSASPIHDHTRQGDAFGYMSYIINPLTRVSLMFGTTSNQFEIPNTPGLQPGFTLNGNNTFDSSQLNETQSELNNFAVLALQGTNGGALDYQVALFTRYTRTQFNPDPIGDLLFNGVASQDFHSNSANGVQADTTWRLNDKHTIRAGIFFQQEHAVFNDSVDVFSADADGNQLSDQPFTIQDSSSKTGYLYSAYVQDEWKITSKLTLNYGLRYDKMDEYVSASQLSPRIGLVYALTPTTTFHAGYARYFTPPAFELLSGSTISRFEGTTNQSPSSQNDPVQPERSHYFDLGVTQRLGSTVTVGLDAYYKKSTNLLDEGQFGSALIYTPFNYQYGRVYGVEFTANYKQNNVSAYMNLAFSRAQGKQIDSAQFNFDPEELAYISNHWVYLDHDQRITASFGGAYDLGRTTFTFDGIVGSGLRSGFANTDNLPFYTQINLGVIHHFIQPFLGKFDARLLVINALNRVYELRDGSGIGVGAPQYGPHFAVYAGLTKHF encoded by the coding sequence ATGAAAAACCGTACACGCGTCTCTCACGCAGCCTTGCTGCTGTTCGCCATCGCCGCTCACGCCCACGCCACCACTGGACAGGACGATGGATCATTAGCCGGCGCCGTCACCGACGCAGCCGGCAAGCCGATCAGCAACGCCACCATTCGCGTTCAGAACGCCAGCGGCGCGGCCATCGACGAAACGAAAACGGATGCGGCGGGCCGCTACGTCGTCGCGCACGTCACGCCGGGCACGTATGCAATCGTCGTCACTGCGCCGGGATTCGCGAGCGGAAACAGCATCGCGACCACGACAGCGGGCGCTGCAAGCGCCGCGAGTTTCAGTCTTGCAAAGAGCGACGCGCTCGACGTTCAGGTGAATGCAAAGCGTCTCGACCGCGCCCGCAACGACTTGTTGCCGGAGACAGGCAGCAGCGTGTACCGCTTCAGTCAGGCAGATATCGACGCGCTGCCCGCTGGTCAGAACACGCCGCTGAATCAGGTACTGCTTCAGGCGCCCGGCGTGGCGAGCGACTCGTACGGTCAATTGCATGTGCGCGGCGATCACGCGGATCTGCAATACCGCATCAACGGTGTGATCATTCCCGAACCGATCAGCGGATTCGGGCAGTCGCTCGACACGCGCATCATCGATCAGGTGAACCTGCTGACTGGCGCGCTGCCCGCACAGTACGGCTATCGCACCGCAGGTGTCGTGGACATCCGCACGAAAACGGGCGATATGGGCAACGGCGGCACAATCGACGTATTCGGCGGTAGTCACCAGACACTCAAGACGAGTGCCGATGTGTTCGGCAGTCAGGGGCCATTCAGCTATTACTTCAGCGGTTCGCTGGGCGTGAATAACCTCGGCATCGAGAACCCCACTTCCAGCGCGAGCCCGATTCACGATCACACGCGTCAAGGCGATGCATTCGGCTATATGTCGTACATCATCAATCCACTCACGCGCGTGAGCCTGATGTTCGGCACGACCAGCAATCAGTTTGAAATTCCGAATACACCGGGTCTGCAACCAGGCTTCACGCTCAACGGTAACAACACGTTCGATTCGAGCCAGTTAAACGAAACGCAATCGGAGTTGAATAACTTTGCGGTGCTTGCGCTACAAGGCACCAATGGTGGCGCATTGGACTATCAGGTCGCCCTCTTCACGCGGTACACGCGCACGCAGTTCAATCCGGATCCAATTGGAGATCTGCTGTTCAACGGTGTTGCGTCGCAGGACTTTCACAGCAACTCGGCCAATGGCGTACAAGCCGACACCACCTGGCGATTGAACGACAAACACACGATTCGCGCGGGCATTTTCTTTCAGCAGGAACATGCGGTGTTCAACGACAGCGTCGACGTGTTCTCCGCTGACGCCGATGGCAATCAGCTCTCGGACCAGCCTTTTACGATTCAGGATTCGAGCAGCAAAACAGGCTACCTGTATAGCGCTTACGTACAGGACGAATGGAAGATCACCAGCAAGCTCACGCTCAATTACGGGCTTCGCTATGACAAGATGGACGAGTACGTCAGCGCGAGCCAGTTGAGTCCGCGAATCGGGCTTGTTTATGCACTGACTCCGACCACCACGTTTCATGCAGGCTACGCGCGCTACTTCACACCGCCAGCTTTTGAACTACTCTCGGGATCGACAATTAGCCGCTTCGAAGGGACGACCAATCAAAGTCCGTCGAGTCAGAACGATCCGGTTCAACCCGAACGCAGTCATTATTTCGATCTCGGCGTAACGCAGCGTCTCGGCTCGACCGTGACGGTGGGCCTCGACGCCTACTATAAGAAATCTACTAACCTGCTCGATGAAGGACAGTTTGGCTCTGCACTGATCTACACGCCGTTCAACTATCAATATGGCCGCGTGTACGGCGTCGAATTCACCGCAAACTATAAGCAGAACAATGTATCGGCGTATATGAATCTTGCGTTTAGCCGCGCGCAGGGCAAACAGATCGACTCGGCCCAGTTCAATTTCGACCCCGAAGAACTCGCTTACATCAGCAATCATTGGGTCTATCTGGATCACGATCAGCGTATTACCGCATCGTTCGGCGGCGCTTACGATCTTGGCAGAACGACTTTCACATTCGACGGCATTGTCGGCAGCGGCCTGCGCAGCGGCTTTGCAAATACAGACAACCTCCCGTTCTATACGCAGATCAATCTCGGCGTGATCCATCACTTCATTCAGCCGTTTCTCGGCAAATTCGATGCACGGCTTCTGGTTATCAATGCCCTCAATCGCGTGTACGAACTGCGTGACGGTTCTGGAATCGGCGTCGGCGCACCGCAATACGGTCCGCATTTTGCCGTCTATGCCGGCCTGACCAAACATTTCTAA
- a CDS encoding MotA/TolQ/ExbB proton channel family protein yields the protein MQEWTSILAALRVGGWVIYPLTILAVVAIAIVLDRSYVFVRLGRMPFSPDKTRIFSRDGASADLQKSLSSAPAQNAFRRMNAPWNAAVSAPLWLREAQAQSVASQIERDMSKGFWVLETIVTAAPLLGLLGTIVGMMHSFQLFGGSGLVDPGGVTGGVAQSLVATAIGLVVALFSLFAFNYFSRRLERLMDELESFANERLCEVRLAAGSVETQP from the coding sequence ATGCAGGAATGGACCAGCATTCTGGCAGCACTGCGAGTAGGCGGATGGGTGATTTATCCGCTGACAATACTCGCCGTCGTCGCCATCGCGATCGTTCTCGATCGCTCGTACGTGTTCGTGCGTTTGGGGCGTATGCCGTTTTCGCCTGACAAGACACGCATCTTCTCTCGTGACGGAGCAAGCGCCGATCTGCAAAAGAGCTTGAGCAGTGCACCTGCCCAAAATGCGTTCAGACGGATGAATGCCCCGTGGAACGCTGCCGTTTCAGCTCCACTCTGGCTACGCGAAGCACAGGCGCAATCAGTAGCGTCGCAGATCGAACGCGATATGAGCAAAGGCTTCTGGGTACTCGAAACTATCGTGACGGCAGCGCCTTTGCTCGGTTTGCTCGGCACCATCGTGGGCATGATGCATTCGTTCCAGTTGTTCGGCGGCTCGGGGCTCGTCGATCCGGGCGGCGTGACCGGTGGCGTTGCACAGTCGCTTGTGGCGACCGCGATTGGCCTCGTCGTCGCACTATTCTCACTGTTCGCTTTCAACTACTTTTCGCGCCGGCTCGAGCGTCTGATGGATGAACTCGAATCGTTCGCGAATGAGCGGCTTTGTGAAGTTCGTCTTGCCGCCGGTAGCGTGGAGACGCAGCCGTGA
- a CDS encoding ExbD/TolR family protein, with product MKFKRSRAARRGRIEIIPMIDVMFFLLATFMLASLAMQRLDAVKITLPTGRAQQMAAHDPLTVSVDSHNEVFVNHLHVSAAQVESAVKRLLQPDGVVVIAADDAAGHGAVVQAMLAARRAGAQRFLVAVHRE from the coding sequence GTGAAGTTCAAACGATCCCGCGCGGCCCGGCGCGGCCGAATCGAGATCATTCCGATGATCGACGTGATGTTCTTCCTGCTCGCAACCTTCATGCTGGCGTCGCTCGCGATGCAGAGGCTCGATGCGGTCAAAATCACGTTGCCAACGGGGCGCGCGCAGCAGATGGCCGCGCATGATCCGTTGACCGTTTCGGTCGATAGCCACAATGAGGTGTTCGTCAATCATCTGCATGTGAGTGCGGCGCAAGTTGAGTCAGCGGTAAAGCGGCTGTTGCAGCCGGATGGTGTCGTGGTGATCGCTGCCGATGACGCAGCGGGGCACGGTGCTGTCGTTCAGGCCATGCTTGCGGCGCGGCGTGCCGGTGCGCAGCGGTTTCTGGTCGCGGTGCATCGTGAGTAG
- a CDS encoding energy transducer TonB: MSSRASFSTLLDNAPQFRLALGISAGLLVWLAVLVDMGRWIATTQSMPVHEKPLEMRMVELEPPPMKNAAPAANHSMPAMPPKTRVPQQHPQTLREKRPALTTSPNPEPQPQKSLTPTTPDAKPVSNTAPHTEPTTPENASSAQPTASPVNSAAHSIAQPLPALPDDLREQAYQTVATARFMIHTDGSVDVELIKPTSSPRLNQILLEALHRWRFFPALQNGHPIESQQEIRVHFNVD, from the coding sequence GTGAGTAGCCGCGCGTCTTTCTCAACCCTGCTCGACAATGCACCACAGTTTCGCCTGGCACTCGGGATAAGTGCTGGCTTGCTGGTATGGCTGGCTGTGCTGGTCGACATGGGGCGCTGGATAGCGACAACGCAATCCATGCCGGTACATGAGAAGCCGTTGGAGATGCGCATGGTGGAGCTGGAGCCGCCGCCCATGAAGAATGCGGCGCCTGCGGCCAATCACTCGATGCCCGCGATGCCGCCTAAAACGCGTGTTCCGCAGCAACACCCCCAAACCCTGCGCGAAAAACGGCCTGCTCTGACAACGTCACCAAACCCCGAGCCGCAACCGCAAAAAAGCCTCACTCCAACAACACCGGACGCAAAACCAGTTAGCAATACGGCTCCGCATACAGAGCCTACTACTCCGGAAAACGCGTCCTCTGCCCAACCGACCGCATCTCCAGTCAACTCGGCGGCGCATTCAATCGCGCAACCGTTGCCCGCTCTCCCGGATGATCTGCGCGAACAGGCCTATCAAACCGTTGCAACTGCCCGCTTCATGATCCACACAGACGGCTCCGTCGATGTCGAACTCATCAAGCCGACATCGAGCCCCCGGCTCAATCAGATTCTTCTCGAAGCACTTCATCGGTGGCGTTTTTTCCCCGCATTGCAGAACGGCCACCCAATAGAAAGCCAACAGGAGATTCGAGTACATTTCAACGTCGACTGA
- a CDS encoding DeoR/GlpR family DNA-binding transcription regulator, which translates to MLKPDRLRALADALARQNVMRLRDAAGLLGVSEMTVRRDIATSPERFTYLGGYIVSATDVPYNAGYSLEEEKDHFAQAKAEASAIAATLIGDNETLFIDCGTTLTTLARLIPVERHVTVVCYSLNVAEILRRKPNVRMILLGGVYVPSSDSFAGEESLEMLRRMGINKAFISAGGVDNARGVTCWNFHEVALKQAAMASAVERHLVVDQSKFGVVKAVRFSQIDDFDSIITEKGQDYRKRN; encoded by the coding sequence ATGCTGAAACCCGACCGCCTCCGCGCCCTCGCCGATGCGTTGGCCAGGCAAAACGTAATGCGCTTACGCGACGCCGCTGGCCTGCTAGGTGTTTCGGAAATGACTGTTCGCCGCGACATCGCAACGAGTCCCGAACGCTTCACCTATCTCGGCGGCTACATCGTCAGCGCAACCGACGTGCCCTATAACGCCGGTTATTCGCTAGAAGAAGAAAAAGACCATTTTGCGCAGGCCAAAGCCGAAGCGTCCGCGATTGCAGCAACACTCATCGGCGATAACGAAACGCTTTTTATCGACTGCGGTACGACGCTCACCACGCTGGCGCGATTGATTCCGGTGGAGCGTCACGTCACCGTCGTGTGTTATTCGTTAAACGTCGCGGAGATTTTGCGGCGTAAGCCGAATGTACGAATGATCCTGCTAGGCGGCGTCTACGTGCCTTCTTCCGACTCGTTCGCGGGCGAAGAAAGTCTTGAGATGCTGCGCCGTATGGGAATCAACAAGGCGTTTATTTCCGCAGGCGGCGTCGACAACGCGCGCGGTGTCACCTGCTGGAATTTTCACGAAGTCGCGCTAAAGCAGGCCGCCATGGCGAGTGCGGTCGAACGGCATCTGGTGGTGGACCAGAGCAAGTTCGGCGTCGTCAAGGCAGTACGCTTCTCACAGATTGACGACTTCGATTCGATCATCACAGAGAAGGGACAGGATTACCGCAAGCGCAATTAA
- a CDS encoding ABC transporter permease: MNSRIDPRMNQSANSPAIVEIAPDVKPPSLRERLARNPEWFTVALIVVTCLIVGAINPRFFQLATLFDLLHSATTMSLFALGTLVVLASGGIDVSFTAIAALTMYGITKAVFAWWPDAPFALILITGALGGIVLGVINGLLVHRLKAPSLIVTIGTQYLYRGLLLTFIGTTFFMNIPHSMDRFGRVPLFFYHTADGLRAVLPVSVLALVAAALFTWWLLNRTMMGRGVYAMGGSLAIAERLGYNLRAIHLFVFGYTGMLAGIAGILHVSNNRLANPFDLVGSELDVIAAVILGGARITGGTGTVAGTLLGVVLVTLINSVLILVGVPSTWQKVIIGAFILIAGTLFALQRRS, translated from the coding sequence ATGAACTCGCGCATCGATCCGCGCATGAACCAGTCTGCAAATAGTCCCGCAATCGTTGAAATTGCCCCTGACGTCAAGCCGCCGAGCCTGAGGGAGAGGCTTGCGCGTAACCCCGAGTGGTTCACCGTCGCATTGATCGTGGTGACGTGCCTGATTGTCGGCGCGATCAATCCGCGCTTCTTTCAACTGGCGACGCTGTTCGATTTACTGCATTCAGCCACGACGATGTCGCTATTCGCGCTCGGTACGCTGGTTGTGCTGGCGTCGGGCGGTATCGACGTGTCGTTCACCGCTATTGCCGCATTGACGATGTATGGCATTACTAAGGCGGTATTCGCGTGGTGGCCCGACGCGCCGTTTGCACTGATTCTCATCACGGGTGCGCTCGGCGGAATCGTGCTCGGCGTGATCAACGGATTGCTTGTGCACCGGTTGAAAGCGCCCTCGCTGATCGTCACGATCGGTACGCAATACCTGTATCGCGGACTGTTGCTGACCTTCATCGGTACGACGTTCTTTATGAACATTCCGCACAGCATGGATCGCTTCGGACGCGTGCCGCTGTTTTTCTATCACACGGCAGATGGATTGCGCGCCGTGTTGCCAGTCTCGGTACTCGCGCTGGTAGCGGCCGCTTTATTCACGTGGTGGCTTCTGAACCGGACGATGATGGGGCGCGGCGTCTATGCAATGGGCGGTAGTCTCGCGATTGCCGAGCGTCTCGGGTACAACCTGCGCGCGATCCATCTATTCGTATTCGGCTACACGGGCATGCTCGCCGGCATTGCGGGCATTCTGCACGTGTCGAATAACCGGCTCGCCAATCCTTTCGACCTGGTGGGCTCGGAACTCGATGTGATTGCTGCCGTGATTCTCGGTGGTGCTCGCATTACCGGCGGCACTGGCACAGTGGCCGGTACATTGCTCGGCGTGGTGCTGGTTACGCTGATCAATAGCGTGCTGATTCTGGTCGGCGTGCCAAGTACATGGCAGAAGGTCATTATCGGCGCGTTTATTCTGATTGCCGGAACGCTGTTCGCCTTGCAACGCAGGAGCTAA
- a CDS encoding sugar ABC transporter ATP-binding protein, with product MNQDVLSSQPSLSDATQPFLQVVGVHKRFTGVHALRGVSLSFERGQIYHLLGENGCGKSTLIKIISGAQPPDEGELVIEGVRHARLSALESLAAGIETVYQDLSLLPNMNVAENVALTSELATHEGRLARTFDRRALARTAARALEAVGLPGDANFQATLIEQLPLATRQLVAIARAIASEAKFVIMDEPTTSLTQKEVDNLIAVLGNLRAQGVTVLFVSHKLDECYAIGGEVIVLRDGQKMAQGPIAHFTKAQISELMTGRHLSNERYRYGACSQDVVLDVRGYTRAGQFSEVSFALHGGEILGVTGLLDSGRNELARALAGVAAAQSGEVMLDGKSISLRTPSDAKRHRIGYVPEDRLNEGLFLDKPIRDNVITAMISSLRDRFGQIDRARAQALAEQTVKDLQIATPGVDKPVQSLSGGNQQRVLIGRWLAIDPRVLILHGPTVGVDVGSKDIIYRIMQGLSQRGIGIILISDDLPELLQNCDRILMMKKGRVAGEYQADTLSEADLYHALLSDAA from the coding sequence TGCACGCATTGCGAGGTGTGAGTCTTTCTTTCGAACGTGGTCAGATCTATCACCTGCTCGGCGAGAATGGCTGCGGCAAGAGCACGCTCATCAAGATCATTTCCGGTGCGCAGCCGCCTGATGAAGGCGAACTGGTGATCGAAGGCGTGCGTCATGCGCGCCTGTCCGCATTGGAATCGCTCGCGGCGGGAATCGAAACGGTCTATCAGGACTTGTCGCTGCTGCCGAATATGAATGTCGCGGAGAACGTCGCGCTCACTTCGGAACTCGCCACTCATGAAGGACGGCTCGCCCGCACGTTCGATCGGCGCGCGCTGGCGCGCACGGCGGCGCGTGCACTCGAAGCGGTGGGGCTGCCCGGCGACGCCAATTTTCAGGCGACCTTGATCGAACAATTACCGCTGGCCACACGTCAACTCGTGGCGATTGCGCGTGCCATCGCGAGCGAAGCGAAGTTCGTCATCATGGACGAGCCGACCACTTCGCTCACACAAAAAGAAGTCGACAATCTGATTGCCGTGCTCGGCAATTTGCGTGCGCAGGGTGTCACGGTGCTGTTCGTGAGTCATAAGCTGGACGAATGCTATGCGATCGGTGGCGAGGTGATTGTCTTGCGCGACGGTCAGAAAATGGCACAAGGGCCGATTGCGCACTTCACCAAAGCACAGATCAGCGAGTTGATGACGGGACGTCATCTGTCGAATGAACGGTATCGCTACGGCGCATGTTCGCAGGATGTCGTGCTCGACGTGCGCGGCTATACGCGCGCCGGTCAGTTCAGCGAAGTGTCGTTCGCGCTGCACGGTGGTGAGATTCTCGGCGTGACGGGGCTGCTGGATTCGGGGCGTAACGAACTCGCACGCGCATTGGCTGGTGTCGCGGCAGCGCAATCAGGCGAAGTCATGCTCGACGGCAAGTCGATTTCGTTGCGCACGCCCTCGGACGCGAAACGTCATCGCATCGGCTATGTGCCGGAAGACCGCTTGAACGAAGGGCTATTTCTCGACAAGCCGATTCGCGACAACGTGATCACTGCAATGATCTCCAGTTTGCGCGATCGCTTCGGTCAGATCGATCGCGCACGTGCGCAGGCACTGGCAGAACAAACCGTGAAAGATTTGCAGATCGCGACGCCTGGTGTCGACAAACCTGTGCAATCGCTTTCCGGTGGTAACCAGCAGCGCGTGCTGATTGGCCGCTGGCTCGCCATCGATCCTCGTGTGCTGATTCTGCATGGGCCGACTGTCGGTGTCGACGTGGGTTCAAAGGACATCATTTACCGCATCATGCAGGGTCTGTCGCAACGGGGCATCGGCATCATTCTGATTAGCGACGACCTGCCAGAACTTCTACAGAACTGCGACCGCATTCTGATGATGAAAAAAGGCCGCGTAGCAGGCGAATATCAGGCCGACACGTTGAGCGAAGCCGACCTGTACCACGCATTGCTTTCAGACGCCGCATAG